A genomic region of Manihot esculenta cultivar AM560-2 chromosome 15, M.esculenta_v8, whole genome shotgun sequence contains the following coding sequences:
- the LOC110602628 gene encoding uncharacterized protein At4g18257 has translation MGEQEGKKRRVVVESLGWLTESSILPKKHRTIEGVGASSILELKAQLYKSQEEAKVSKQTSTVSDANYHRAKKKISRSDPFSAKNSGVESRALKDKLELKAIDDGSASYAALEKKAELYDKLVRGELSDEEGEEKYCVDFFRKGIEQEESQQPQSHDASTTVAHPENEDGGKDDSLSFSTKFVGPGRTSEAVDRDKHKRFVREVHEEANQAREKVSEIKLRRQEQAAAHREKLRQAYLRKKLEKLKAAPNAEQE, from the exons ATGGGAGAACAAGAGGGGAAGAAGAGGAGGGTGGTGGTCGAGTCACTGGGATGGCTGACGGAATCGTCGATATTGCCAAAGAAGCACAGAACCATAGAAGGAGTTGGTGCCTCTTCCATCCTAGAGCTCAAGGCCCAGCTCTACAAATCCCAGGAAGAGGCCAAGGTTTCCAAGCAAACCTCCACCGTTTCAGATGCTAATTACCACCGCGCCAAGAAGAAAATCAGTCGCTCTGATCCTTTCTCCGCCAAGAACTCCGGCGTTGAGTCCCGCGCTCTCAA GGACAAGCTCGAGCTTAAAGCGATTGATGATGGGTCCGCCAGCTATGCAGCATTGGAGAAGAAAGCAGAGCTATATGATAAGCTAGTAAGGGGAGAGCTTTCTGATGAGGAAGGCGAGGAGAAGTATTGTGTTGATTTTTTCCGCAAGGGAATTGAGCAAGAGGAGTCGCAGCAGCCACAAAGCCATGATGCTTCTACCACAGTAGCTCATCCGGAAAATGAAGATGGTGGGAAGGATGATTCTCTTTCCTTCAGCACAAAATTTGTGGGGCCTGGACGAACTTCTGAAGCAGTGGACAGAGATAAACACAAGCGTTTTGTTAG GGAAGTTCATGAAGAAGCAAATCAAGCAAGAGAAAAGGTTTCAGAAATCAAGCTGCGTAGACAAGAACAAGCAGCAGCTCATCGTGAGAAACTAAGACAGGCATATCTTCGCAAAAAATTGGAGAAATTGAAAGCTGCACCCAATGCAGAACAGGAATGA
- the LOC110602627 gene encoding cytochrome b561 domain-containing protein At4g18260 yields the protein MRNSHLLSSLSLLECFVTLLPFVSCSSHEDVKGHKSTKAENTHKLSPTMKSDVAFHGVLLWVSMGFLAPLGLLIIRMSHREESGSRKKVLFYLHVILQVLSVLLVTSGAIMSIKSFENSFDNNHQRIGLALYVVVWVQAVIGFLRPLRGSKRRSIWYFVHWILGTVITLVGIINIYTGLEAYHKKMSADTRIWTILFTAQVSVMAFFYLFQDKWDYMQKQGVILGNIQPITSTNIITAQSDDTQKVLVPEPCAKNNALRNLFD from the exons ATGCGAAATTCTCATTTGCTGTCATCTTTGTCTTTGCTTGAATGCTTTGTTACTCTTCTGCCATTTGTTTCTTGCTCATCCCATGAAGATGTGAAGGGTCACAAGAGCACAAAAGCAGAAAACACTCACAAG TTAAGTCCTACGATGAAATCTGATGTTGCTTTTCATGGGGTTCTCTTATGGGTTTCCATGGGATTCTTAGCACCTCTTGGATTACTCATTATTAGAATGTCTCACAGAGAAGAAAGTGGAAGCAGAAAGAAAGTTCTTTTCTACCTCCATGTGATTTTGCAG GTACTCTCAGTGCTTCTCGTCACATCTGGAGCTATCATGTCCATAAAATCCTTTGAGAATTCATTTGATAACAATCACCAGAGAATAGGTTTAGCCCTTTACGTTGTCGTTTGGGTGCAAGCTGTTATTGGATTTCTGAGACCTCTTAG AGGGAGCAAAAGGAGAAGCATATGGTACTTTGTGCATTGGATACTTGGAACAGTAATCACTCTGGTTGGGATCATCAACATCTACACAGGCTTAGAAGCTTACCACAAGAAAATGTCAGCAGATACAAGGATTTGGACAATACTTTTCACAGCCCAGGTCTCTGTCATGGCTTTCTTTTACCTTTTTCAGGACAAATGGGATTATATGCAAAAGCAGGGAGTGATTTTAGGGAATATTCAGCCAATCACATCCACCAATATAATTACTGCTCAAAGTGATGATACCCAAAAGGTGTTGGTGCCTGAACCATGTGCCAAGAACAATGCACTTAGGAACTTGTTTGACtag